A genome region from Festucalex cinctus isolate MCC-2025b chromosome 17, RoL_Fcin_1.0, whole genome shotgun sequence includes the following:
- the LOC144004966 gene encoding KH domain-containing RNA-binding protein qki.L-like isoform X1, whose translation MVGETEVKERPKSNPDYLMQLMNDRKVMSSLPNFSGIFTHLERLLDEEIGRVRKDMYNDTVNGGMFNGRDMEELPEAVGPVAQLQEKLFVPVKEYPDFNFVGRILGPRGLTAKQLEAETGCKIMVRGKGSMRDKKKEEMNRGKPNWEHLSEDLHVLITVEDTHNRAKIKLQRAINEVKKLLIPAAEGEDNLKKMQLMELAILNGTYRDANVKTPAAGFPLGTPQAPRIITGPAPVLPPTLRNPAPVTTPTIMPLIRQIQSSALVPGANPHPALVQQGPESGIIYTPYEYPYTLTPSILEYPIDSTGVLVPSSCVFAAGAMTAKVRRQDKRIHPYQRVVTTDRAATATNP comes from the exons ATGGTCGGGGAGACAGAGGTGAAGGAGAGACCCAAGTCCAACCCGGACTACTTAATGCAGCTCATGAACGACAGGAAGGTGATGAGTTCCTTGCCCAACTTCAGTGGCATCTTCACACATCTGGAGCGGCTGCTGGATGAAG AGATCGGGCGGGTACGCAAGGACATGTACAACGACACGGTGAACGGAGGCATGTTCAACGGACGCGACATGGAGGAGCTGCCCGAAGCCGTCGGCCCGGTTGCCCAGCTGCAGGAGAAGCTCTTCGTGCCGGTCAAAGAGTACCCAGAC TTCAACTTTGTCGGGAGGATCCTGGGCCCGCGCGGACTGACGGCCAAACAGCTGGAGGCGGAGACCGGCTGCAAGATCATGGTTCGCGGGAAAGGGTCAATGCGGGACAAGAAGAAG GAGGAGATGAACCGAGGCAAGCCCAACTGGGAGCACCTGAGCGAGGACCTTCACGTCCTGATCACGGTGGAGGACACGCACAACCGCGCCAAGATCAAACTGCAGCGGGCCATCAACGAAGTCAAGAAACTCCTCATCCCCGCT GCTGAAGGCGAGGACAACTTGAAGAAAATGCAGCTGATGGAGTTGGCCATCCTCAATGGGACCTACAGAGACGCCAATGTCAAGACAC CCGCCGCCGGCTTCCCGCTCGGCACCCCGCAGGCCCCTCGCATCATCACCGGCCCCGCGCCCGTCCTGCCGCCCACCCTGCGCAACCCCGCCCCCGTCACCACGCCGACCATCATGCCTCTGATCCGCCAGATCCAGAGCTCCGCCCTCGTGCCGGGCGCCAACCCGCACCCGGCGCTGGTGCAGCAAGGACCCGAGTCGGGGATCATCTACACGCCCTACGAGTACCCCTACACATTGACGCCCTCCATATTGGAATACCCCATCGACTCGACCGGCGTATTAG TCCCTTCGTCCTGTGTTTTCGCAG CAGGTGCCATGACGGCTAAGGTACGCCGCCAAGACAAGAGAATCCATCCTTACCAAAGGGTAGTGACCACAGACAGAG CTGCCACGGCAACTAACCCATGA
- the LOC144004966 gene encoding protein quaking-B-like isoform X2 yields the protein MVGETEVKERPKSNPDYLMQLMNDRKVMSSLPNFSGIFTHLERLLDEEIGRVRKDMYNDTVNGGMFNGRDMEELPEAVGPVAQLQEKLFVPVKEYPDFNFVGRILGPRGLTAKQLEAETGCKIMVRGKGSMRDKKKEEMNRGKPNWEHLSEDLHVLITVEDTHNRAKIKLQRAINEVKKLLIPAAEGEDNLKKMQLMELAILNGTYRDANVKTPAAGFPLGTPQAPRIITGPAPVLPPTLRNPAPVTTPTIMPLIRQIQSSALVPGANPHPALVQQGPESGIIYTPYEYPYTLTPSILEYPIDSTGVLGMAFPTKG from the exons ATGGTCGGGGAGACAGAGGTGAAGGAGAGACCCAAGTCCAACCCGGACTACTTAATGCAGCTCATGAACGACAGGAAGGTGATGAGTTCCTTGCCCAACTTCAGTGGCATCTTCACACATCTGGAGCGGCTGCTGGATGAAG AGATCGGGCGGGTACGCAAGGACATGTACAACGACACGGTGAACGGAGGCATGTTCAACGGACGCGACATGGAGGAGCTGCCCGAAGCCGTCGGCCCGGTTGCCCAGCTGCAGGAGAAGCTCTTCGTGCCGGTCAAAGAGTACCCAGAC TTCAACTTTGTCGGGAGGATCCTGGGCCCGCGCGGACTGACGGCCAAACAGCTGGAGGCGGAGACCGGCTGCAAGATCATGGTTCGCGGGAAAGGGTCAATGCGGGACAAGAAGAAG GAGGAGATGAACCGAGGCAAGCCCAACTGGGAGCACCTGAGCGAGGACCTTCACGTCCTGATCACGGTGGAGGACACGCACAACCGCGCCAAGATCAAACTGCAGCGGGCCATCAACGAAGTCAAGAAACTCCTCATCCCCGCT GCTGAAGGCGAGGACAACTTGAAGAAAATGCAGCTGATGGAGTTGGCCATCCTCAATGGGACCTACAGAGACGCCAATGTCAAGACAC CCGCCGCCGGCTTCCCGCTCGGCACCCCGCAGGCCCCTCGCATCATCACCGGCCCCGCGCCCGTCCTGCCGCCCACCCTGCGCAACCCCGCCCCCGTCACCACGCCGACCATCATGCCTCTGATCCGCCAGATCCAGAGCTCCGCCCTCGTGCCGGGCGCCAACCCGCACCCGGCGCTGGTGCAGCAAGGACCCGAGTCGGGGATCATCTACACGCCCTACGAGTACCCCTACACATTGACGCCCTCCATATTGGAATACCCCATCGACTCGACCGGCGTATTAG GTATGGCTTTCCCAACCAAAGGCTAA
- the LOC144004632 gene encoding mitochondrial import inner membrane translocase subunit Tim23-like, with translation MDNNSQGTGGLKASLGGLFGGGAPEYSNTELAGVPLTGMSPLSPYLNVDPRYLIQDTDEFILPTGANKTRGRFELAFFTIGGSCITGASFGALNGLRMGLKETRDMAWSKPRNVQIINMVTRQGASWANTLGSVALLYSACGVVIEKARGAEDDINTVAAGTLTGMLFKSAGGLKGVARGGLAGLALSGAYAVYNNWDHLTGTSSPSSSRLY, from the exons ATGGACAACAACTCACAAGGCACTGGTGGGCTCAAGGCTAGCCTCGGTGGTCTCTTCGGAGGTGGAGCGCCAGAATATTCCAACACGGAGCTCGCCGGTGTTCCAT TGACTGGAATGAGCCCCCTGTCGCCTTACCTTAACGTCGACCCTCGTTACCTGATTCAG GACACAGACGAGTTCATTCTGCCTACAGGCGCTAATAAGACGAGAGGAAGGTTTGAGTTGGCTTTCTTCACAATTGGAGGTTCATGCATCACAG GAGCTTCGTTCGGCGCTTTAAATGGTCTTAGGATGGGCCTGAAGGAAACCAGAGACATGGCTTGGTCCAAACCGCGAAATGTGCA GATCATCAATATGGTGACAAGGCAAGGAGCTTCGTGGGCCAACACTTTGGGTTCAGTAG CCCTGTTGTACAGCGCGTGCGGCGTGGTGATCGAGAAGGCCCGGGGAGCTGAGGACGACATCAACACAGTAGCAGCCGGCACGCTAACGGGGATGCTCTTCAAGTCAGCCG GCGGCCTGAAAGGTGTGGCTCGTGGGGGTCTGGCTGGTCTAGCCTTGTCCGGTGCCTACGCCGTCTACAACAACTGGGACCACCTGACTGGAACGTCGTCACCGTCCTCCTCGAGGCTTTACTGA